In Lapillicoccus jejuensis, the DNA window CGGCGGGTCATCGCCGCGGTCGAGGACGTGCGGCAGTACACGACGCTCGGCGGCAAGGAGGTCTCCGCCTCGCAGCTGGCGCAGCGGCTCGGCTTCACCGGCGCCCGCCAGCAGACCCGGGTGTCGGACCTGTCCGGTGGTGAGCGGCGCCGGCTCCAGCTGCTGCGGCTGCTCATGACCGAGCCCAACGTCCTCATCCTCGACGAGCCGACCAACGACCTCGACGTCGAGACGCTCACCTCGCTCGAGGACGTCCTCGACGGCTTCGGCGGCACGCTGCTCGTCGTGTCGCACGACCGGTACCTGCTCGAGCGGGTCGCCGACAAGCAGGTCGCCCTGCTCGGCGACGGCAAGCTGCTCGACCTCGTCGGCGGCGTCGAGCAGTACCTCGCGCTCGTCGAGCAGGGGGCGGTCGTGCGGCGCGAGGTGCCGGTGGCTCCGGCCGCGGGAGGTGAGGCCGCGGGGCGTCGTCCGGACGCGGCCGCGATGTCCGCCGTGCCTGCGGTCTCCGCCGCCGACGTGCGGGCCGCGCGCAAGGAGCTGGCCCGGGTCGAGAAGGCGCTCGCCCGGCTCGCCGAGCGCGAGCAGCGCCTGCACGCGCGGATGGCCGAGGCGTCGTCGGCGGGCGAGCACGGGGCGCTGGTCGACCTGGCCCGCGAGCAGCAGGAGCTCGACACCGAGAAGGACGACCTCGAGGCGGCCTGGCTCGAGGCCGCCGAGACCGCCGGCTGACCCCAGCCCACCCCCGCGGTCGTCCTGATGTCGAGCTAGCGTCAGAGCATGGAGATGCGGCTGCACCACGTCCAGGTCTCGTGCCCGGCGGGGTCGGAGGACGACCTGCGGGCCTGGTACGGCGGCGTGCTCGGGCTCGTCGAGGTTTCGAAGCCGCCCGTGCTGGCGGCGCGCGGTGGCGTGTGGTTCCGCGCGGGCGAGGCGCCCGGTGGGCTCGAGCTGCACTGCGGCGTCGAGGACGGCTTCCGCCCCGCCCGCAAGGCGCACCCCGGGATCGCGGTCGCCGACGTCGACGCGCTCGCGGCCGCCGTCGCGGCCGCGGGCGGCGAGATCCGTTGGGACGACTCGATCCCCGGGCTGCGCCGGTTCCACACCGACGACCCGGTCGGCAACCGGCTGGAGTTCCAGCAGGCCTGAGCGACCGGACACAGGGAACCCCACGTCCTGGCCGGGTGACCGGCCGTAGACGTGGGGTTACCTGT includes these proteins:
- a CDS encoding glyoxalase; protein product: MEMRLHHVQVSCPAGSEDDLRAWYGGVLGLVEVSKPPVLAARGGVWFRAGEAPGGLELHCGVEDGFRPARKAHPGIAVADVDALAAAVAAAGGEIRWDDSIPGLRRFHTDDPVGNRLEFQQA